DNA sequence from the Corynebacterium yudongzhengii genome:
CCGCGAGAAAGTCGAGGTCAACGGCACCGTGCCTGCCGTCGAACCGGAGAAAGTCCCCGAGGTCCTCGCGCGCTTCGAGGGCGTGCGCACCTTCAAGGTCAAAGTCGCCGAGAAAGGCGACAGCCTCGACGATGATGTCGCCCGCATCGCGGTCGTACGTAAAGCCGCGCCGAAGGCCACGATCCGCGCTGACGCCAACCGGGGATACACCGTGGAGCAGGCGATCGAGGCCGCCCAGAGGTTCGGCCCGTTGGATTATTTGGAGCAGCCCGTGCGGACGGTCGATGAGCTGTATGAGGTGCGCATGCGCCTGCAGCGCGCCGGGGTGTTCTGCCGTATTGCTGCGGATGAGTCGATACGTAAGGCGGAGGATCCTTTGGAGGTGGCGCGTCGGCAGGCGGCGGACGTGGCCGTCGTCAAGGTGGCGCCGCTGGCTGGGCCGCGCCGCACCTTGGAGATCGCCGCACAACTGCACGCCCGGCACATGGATGTGACGGTCTCGTCGGAGTTGGGCACGGCGGTCGGGATCAATGCGGGGATCGCTACCGTCGCCGCCTTGCCCGGCTTTGAAGACGACGACGGCATCGCCGTCACCCCGAACGCCGCCGGGCTCGGCACGCAGCGCCTCTTCGAAGAGGACGTCACCGGCGAGCGTCCGCTCATCGACGGCCACTTCGACGCCCGGCCGCTCGAGCCTGATCCCGCCCGCCTCGAGGAGCTCGCCGCCGACGCGAAGCGCAAGGACTGGTGGTTCGAACGCCTCCAATGGGCATACGAATACTTATAGGTCTATACTGGCCGAAATGTGAAGACCGATAGCGCAGAAACACATATTCAGATCCGCGGGGCCAACCTGCATAACTTGCGCAATGTCGATGTGACGTTGCCGCGTAACGAACTCGTCGCCATTACCGGTATCTCCGGCTCAGGAAAGTCTTCGCTGGCTTTCGGGACCATCCACGGGGAGGCACAGCGTCGCTACTTTGAGTCGGTCGCCCCTTTCGCCCGCCGGCTCATCGGCTCGGCGACCAGCCCCGAGGTCGAGGCGGTCGAGGGCCTGCCGCCGAGCGTGGCGCTGCAGCAGAACACCTCGGCCGGCGGGGCGCGTTCGACCGTCGGCACTGTGTCGACCATGTTGAACACCGTGCGCCTTTTGTATTCGCGCACCGGCGAGTACCCGCAGGATGTCGGGCATTTGGATTCCGACAACTTCAGCCCGAACGCCACCGCGGGCATGTGCCCGGAGTGCCAGGGCACCGGCATTACCTATGAGCCGACCGAGGCCTCGATGGTCCCGGACGATTCGCTGACCATCAACGAAGGCGCGATTAAGGCCTGGCCGGGCGCGTGGGCGGGCAAGAACTTCCGCGACATCCTCGATACCCTCGAAGTTCCCATGGACACCCCGTGGCGCGATCTCGCTCAAGAGCTGCGCGACTGGATCCTGTTTACGGACGAGCGCCCCGTCGTCACGGTCAGCCCGGAGCGGCGCGCCGACCAGGTGGAGAAGCAGTACCAGGGCACCTGGCGTTCGACGGCGAACTACCTGCGCGAGACGCTCGCGAACACCGAGTCGGACACCCTGCGCAAGCGCACCATCAGCTTCATGGAGTCGCACACGTGCTCCACGTGCCACGGCCGTCGTCTGCACGCGGACGCGCTGCGCGTGACCTACCTGGGCATGCCTATCGACGAGCTCAACGCCCTCACCCTCGCCGAGCTAGACGGCATGCTCTCCGAGCACACCCCGCAGTCGCCGGCCGAGGAGCTGCTCTATGAATCGCTCACCCCGATTCTGCGCTCCAGCATCGACCTCGGGCTCGGGCACTTGAGCCTGGACCGTCCGGCGCGTACCCTGTCGACCGGCGAGCTGCAGCGCGTGCGCCTCGCGTCCCAGCTGCGCGCCGGGCTCTTCGGCGTGCTCTACGTCCTCGACGAGCCCTCGGCCGGCCTTCACCCGGTCGAGCGCGAGGCGATCACCACGCTCGTGCGCCGTTTCATCGAGCAGGGCAACAGCGTCATCTTGGTCGAGCACGACATGGAGCTGGTCGCGGGGACGGACTGGCTTATCGACGTCGGCCCCCAAGCCGGCGAAGGCGGCGGCAACATCCTCTACTCGGGTATCACCGACGACTACGCCACCAGCGACGCCGACACCCCGACCGCCCGCGCGCTGGCCCACCGGAAGCTGCAGCTCAACGATTCCGCGCCCGAGGCGTCTGCATCCCTTGAGCTCCACGGCATCAACGCCCGCACCCTCAAGGACGTCGACGTCACGATCGGTCTGGGCCAGATGACCGCCGTGGTCGGTGTCTCCGGCTCGGGCAAGACCACCCTGCTCAAGGTCATCGCCGACGTCCTGCGCGCCCAGACCAAGAACCTGGACGAAGACGAGCTCGCCTCCCGCACGGGCGCGGTCAGCGAGGTGCGTGGCGACGACAACGTCGACCGCCTCGTACCCATCACGCAGAAGCCGATCGGCCGGACCCCGCGCTCGTGCGTGGCCACCTACACCGGCCTGTTCGACCGCGTGCGCAAGCTCTTCGCCAAGACGGACGAGGCGAAGCGTCGGAAGTGGAACGTCAGCCGTTTCTCCTACAACGTCAAGCAAGGCCAGTGCCCGACCTGTGGCGGCGCCGGCCAGATCGAGGTCGAGCTCGTCTTCCTGCCGGGCTCGTACGTCACCTGCCCGGATTGCCAGGGCGGGCGTTACAACCCGGAGACCCTCGAGGTCACCTGGAACGGCTACACGGTCGCCGACGTCCTCGGCCTCACCGTGGCGGAGGCCGTCGACGTCTTCGCCGAGGATGCCTCCATCAGCCGGGCGCTGCGCGCACTCAACGCCGTCGGCCTGGGGTATCTGCGGCTCGGCCAGGGTGCCCCGGAGCTCTCCGGCGGCGAGGCGCAGCGCATCAAGCTCGCCACGGAGCTGCAGCGCGCGCGTCGCGGGCACACGCTCTACCTGCTCGACGAGCCGACCACCGGCCTGCACCCGCACGACGCCCAGCTGCTCATGCGCGAGCTGCGCCGGCTGGTCGACGAAGGCGATACCGTCATCTTCGTCGAGCACGACATGAACGCTGTGGCGGGCGCGGACCGAGTCATCGAGCTCGGCCCCGGCGCCGGTGTGGACGGCGGGCGCATCGTCGCGGACGACACCCCGGCACGCCTCGCCGAGCAGGACACCCCGACCGCTCAGGTGCTGGCCGCTCGGGCATAACCACAGTCACGCCCCGCGCGGCATACAGGAAATGTTCAGTTTTCGACCTTAAGGTATCGCCCATGAATCAGCGCGATGACGACTTCGAGACCCGCTATCTCGGCCCCACGGGCGGCGATGGGGGATCCCAGTCCAGCAGCCAGCCACCCCGGCAGCACTTCCCGGATGAGTACGGCCAGGGCTACCAGCAGCCTTATCAGCAGCCGTACTACAACGATTACAACTACGACGGCGCGGACTACGACGACACCGACAAAGGCGGCCGCGGCGGCGGGGGAGCGGCCCTCGTCTTAGGCATCTTGCTGCTGGTCGCCGTCATCGGCGCTGCCGTGCTCTACTTCCTCTGGCGCTCCGCGGCGGACCGCGCGAACGAGCCGCCGCCGGAGCCGGTCACCGAAACCAGCGTGACCACGCAGGAGGCCGTCACCGAGACCCTGACCGTCACCGAGGAGCCCGAGCCCGCCCCCGGCGAGGACGGCTCGAGCGGTGACTTCCTCGAGGACCTCGACATCCCGACCGAGGAACTGCCGGATCAAAACGACCTCGAGAACCTGTTGAACGACCTTTTCGGCGGTGAGAACCAGCAGCCTGCCCCGCAGCAGTAAGAACTACACTAAACGGCTATGTCTGAGTCTTTGTCTTCGTCCGCGCACCAGCCGGAGGCCATGCAGCTAGCCCAGCAGCTGGCCGAGCGCTTAAGCAGGCACATAAGCGACGTCGTGGTCTGCCCCGGCTCGCGCAACGTCCCGCTGTCGCTGGCGTTGCTCGCCCAGCCGGGCATCCGGGTGCATACGCGTATCGACGAACGCAGCGCTGCCTTCCTCGCCCTGGGCATGTCGCGGGTCTCCGGGCGCCATACGGCGGTGGTGACCACCTCTGGGACCGCGGTGGCCAACTGCCTGCCCGCGATGGTGGAGGCCCAGCATTCGCATACCCCGCTGCTCATGCTCTCAGCGGATCGCCCGCGCCGCCTCGTTGGCACGGGGGCGTCGCAGACGATCGAGCAGCAGGGGATCTTCTCCACCGTCACCGACACCGTCCAGATCGCGGCAGAGGAAGATGTGCCCCGCCTCAGCCACGCCTTAAGCAGTCAGTTCGCGGTGCACGTCAACGTCAGCCTGGATGCTCCGCTGGTGGGCGATCAGCTGCCTGTTGCGCACGCCACCGATGCAGCGCCGCGTGAGCCGCTGGATCTATGGAAGGACCACGGGTGCGTCGACGTCGATCTCAGCCGCAACACCCTGGTCATCGCCGGCGACGAGGCCTGGGAGGTCGCAGGCTTAGAAGACGTGCCCACCATCGCGGAGCCGAGCACGCCGGCGCCCTTCCACCCGGTCCACCCGCTGGCTGCCGGCCTTTTCGCCCGCGGCGAGATCACCACCGACGGCAGCAGCGAGTACGCCGACTACGTCGCCAAGACGAAGCCCGAGCAGATCATCGTCGTCGGCCACCCCACCCTCCACCGCCCGGTGCTGGGGCTGCTCACCGACCCGGACATCGAGGTCATCATCTTAAGTCGCACCGACCAGTTCACCGACCCGGCGAAAACCGGCCGGCACTTCGGCACCCGCGTTAAGGTCAGCGGGCGTCCCCGCAAGCAGTGGCTGAGCACCTGCCGCGGGCTCAGCGAGGTCGCGGCCGAGGCGGTGCGCAGCGTGCTTGCCGACGACACCCACGGCTTCACCGGCCTCCACGTCGCGGCGGCGCTCACCGATGGCCTCGGCGTCGGCGACGCCGTGGTGCTCGGGGCCTCGAACCCGGTGCGCGACGCGTCGTTGACGGGGCTGCCGTTCGGTGGCGTCGATACCTATGCCCCGCGCGGCGCCGCGGGTATCGACGGCACCGTCTCCCAAGCCATCGGCGTCGCCCTGGCCACCCAGACCCTTAACCCGGAGGCCGTGCGCGCCCCGCACACCCTCGCGCTGCTCGGCGATGTGACCTTCCTGCACGATATCGGCGGCCTGCTCATCGGCCCCGATCAGCCGGCGCCGGAAAACCTCACGCTGGTGGTGGCCAACGATTCCGGCGGAGGCATCTTCGAGTCGCTCGAGATTGGCCGCCCGCAGCTGCGCGCCAGCTTCGAGCCGGCCGTCGGTAGCCCGCACGAGGCGGACATCGCCAGTTTGTGCGCGGGCTATGGGGTGGGCCACGTGCGCGTCGAGACGCTCAATGACCTGCTGGTCGCACTTGCCGACGCCGCCGAGTACCCCTACGGCATCCGCGTCATCGAGGCGGCCACCACCCGGTCCACGCGCCGGGCGCTCGATGCGGCGCTCAAGGACGCCGTGGGCGTATGAGCGCCCCGTTAAGCGTGCGCCGAGGCCCGCGCTGGCGCCCGGTGATGCCCGGCCGGAACACCGTGCGGCGCCGCCTGCATCAGCTGGTGCTCGCGCTGTTGGCGTGCGCGCTGCTCGGATCCTTCGCGATGGTGGGGGGAGCGGCCCTCAACGACCGCGAGATCCACTCCCACCCGGGCCGGGCGATGGCGACGGTAACGGGGCAGTCGTGGTTTCGCACCACTGTTGACTACCAGGACGACCAAGGCGTCTACCACGCCCCACCGGCGGGTTTGCTCTATCCCACTGGGCTCGGTGAGGGCCAGAGCGTGTGGGTGACCTACGCGCGCCACAACCCCGACCTGGTGAAGGTGGAGGGACGTGGCTGGACGCTCGCGATCATCCCGGCGCTCAGCGTGGCGTTCGTCTCGGTGGTGATCGCGGCGGTGGCATGGTGGGTTATCACCATTGCCACCCGCCCCCGAAAGGGCGTATCGTCATCCAGGGTTACTAAAGAGGA
Encoded proteins:
- a CDS encoding o-succinylbenzoate synthase, giving the protein MDIPSVTEILERAYVVSLPMAVRFRGVDRREALLIDGPAGWGEFSPFLEYDAQESAAWLASGIESAFTGLPAPRREKVEVNGTVPAVEPEKVPEVLARFEGVRTFKVKVAEKGDSLDDDVARIAVVRKAAPKATIRADANRGYTVEQAIEAAQRFGPLDYLEQPVRTVDELYEVRMRLQRAGVFCRIAADESIRKAEDPLEVARRQAADVAVVKVAPLAGPRRTLEIAAQLHARHMDVTVSSELGTAVGINAGIATVAALPGFEDDDGIAVTPNAAGLGTQRLFEEDVTGERPLIDGHFDARPLEPDPARLEELAADAKRKDWWFERLQWAYEYL
- a CDS encoding ATP-binding cassette domain-containing protein: MRNVDVTLPRNELVAITGISGSGKSSLAFGTIHGEAQRRYFESVAPFARRLIGSATSPEVEAVEGLPPSVALQQNTSAGGARSTVGTVSTMLNTVRLLYSRTGEYPQDVGHLDSDNFSPNATAGMCPECQGTGITYEPTEASMVPDDSLTINEGAIKAWPGAWAGKNFRDILDTLEVPMDTPWRDLAQELRDWILFTDERPVVTVSPERRADQVEKQYQGTWRSTANYLRETLANTESDTLRKRTISFMESHTCSTCHGRRLHADALRVTYLGMPIDELNALTLAELDGMLSEHTPQSPAEELLYESLTPILRSSIDLGLGHLSLDRPARTLSTGELQRVRLASQLRAGLFGVLYVLDEPSAGLHPVEREAITTLVRRFIEQGNSVILVEHDMELVAGTDWLIDVGPQAGEGGGNILYSGITDDYATSDADTPTARALAHRKLQLNDSAPEASASLELHGINARTLKDVDVTIGLGQMTAVVGVSGSGKTTLLKVIADVLRAQTKNLDEDELASRTGAVSEVRGDDNVDRLVPITQKPIGRTPRSCVATYTGLFDRVRKLFAKTDEAKRRKWNVSRFSYNVKQGQCPTCGGAGQIEVELVFLPGSYVTCPDCQGGRYNPETLEVTWNGYTVADVLGLTVAEAVDVFAEDASISRALRALNAVGLGYLRLGQGAPELSGGEAQRIKLATELQRARRGHTLYLLDEPTTGLHPHDAQLLMRELRRLVDEGDTVIFVEHDMNAVAGADRVIELGPGAGVDGGRIVADDTPARLAEQDTPTAQVLAARA
- the menD gene encoding 2-succinyl-5-enolpyruvyl-6-hydroxy-3-cyclohexene-1-carboxylic-acid synthase — protein: MSESLSSSAHQPEAMQLAQQLAERLSRHISDVVVCPGSRNVPLSLALLAQPGIRVHTRIDERSAAFLALGMSRVSGRHTAVVTTSGTAVANCLPAMVEAQHSHTPLLMLSADRPRRLVGTGASQTIEQQGIFSTVTDTVQIAAEEDVPRLSHALSSQFAVHVNVSLDAPLVGDQLPVAHATDAAPREPLDLWKDHGCVDVDLSRNTLVIAGDEAWEVAGLEDVPTIAEPSTPAPFHPVHPLAAGLFARGEITTDGSSEYADYVAKTKPEQIIVVGHPTLHRPVLGLLTDPDIEVIILSRTDQFTDPAKTGRHFGTRVKVSGRPRKQWLSTCRGLSEVAAEAVRSVLADDTHGFTGLHVAAALTDGLGVGDAVVLGASNPVRDASLTGLPFGGVDTYAPRGAAGIDGTVSQAIGVALATQTLNPEAVRAPHTLALLGDVTFLHDIGGLLIGPDQPAPENLTLVVANDSGGGIFESLEIGRPQLRASFEPAVGSPHEADIASLCAGYGVGHVRVETLNDLLVALADAAEYPYGIRVIEAATTRSTRRALDAALKDAVGV
- a CDS encoding DUF3592 domain-containing protein, which encodes MPGRNTVRRRLHQLVLALLACALLGSFAMVGGAALNDREIHSHPGRAMATVTGQSWFRTTVDYQDDQGVYHAPPAGLLYPTGLGEGQSVWVTYARHNPDLVKVEGRGWTLAIIPALSVAFVSVVIAAVAWWVITIATRPRKGVSSSRVTKEDALS